A part of Oncorhynchus masou masou isolate Uvic2021 chromosome 21, UVic_Omas_1.1, whole genome shotgun sequence genomic DNA contains:
- the gskip gene encoding GSK3-beta interaction protein — MEIDYQPEDSPVSLFDEDCIDHVKDMRLEAEAVVSDVLFAVSEMYVSSNLDSALAVAYINVETREGNRYCLELNEAGLRVVGYAFDQVDESLSTQYFETIYSLLDTLSPGYREAFGNALLQRLERLQQNGQ, encoded by the exons ATGGAGATAGACTACCAACCAGAGGACTCGCCTGTCTCCTTATTCGATGAAGACTGTATTGATCACGTGAAGGACATGAGGTTGGAAGCAGAGGCAGTGGTCAGCGATGTGTTATTCGCCGTGTCCGAAATGTATGTGTCCTCAAATTTGGACAGTGCTTTGGCTGTGGCCTACATCAATGTGGAAACAAGAGAGGGCAATCGCTATTGCCTTGAGCTCAATGAAGCTGGACTAAGG GTGGTTGGCTACGCCTTTGACCAGGTGGATGAGAGCTTGAGCACCCAATACTTTGAGACTATTTATTCACTGCTGGATACCCTCAGCCCAGGCTACAGAGAAGCTTTTGGGAATGCCCTGCTTCAGCGATTGGAGAGGCTGCAGCAAAATGGACAATGA